Part of the Drosophila santomea strain STO CAGO 1482 unplaced genomic scaffold, Prin_Dsan_1.1 Segkk85_quiver_pilon_scaf, whole genome shotgun sequence genome, GGTCACAAACAGTATTAACGGAGAAGCCAATACTGGAACTTCAGCAAATAGTCTTGGTTGTAAAGTCTCCGTACACTTATATTGTTGCATGTTCCAAATATGCGAACTCATTTGCTGCTTTCCAGCGCACATTTGGATACATCCATTAGTTTTGCAACCGCATTCGACATCGACATTCAGCTTACTGTAACTGACGTTTAAAGTGGAACTTCTCTGTTGCTGCGTCTTGGTTTAGCTTGCTTATTTGTGGAATGACAATCCATCCTTGCAGACCAAAAGGGTAGTACAGCCGTCTAGTTCACTTGCCTTTCTGTCACCCTTCATTGACCAAGTTGGATTAGAGATCTCTTCGTTGGATTTGAATGGCAGCCACCCAATCATGCTACCGAAGGATCACCCATTTACTATGGCCTTTATAAATCACGCTCATGAACGCAACCTACAACTGGTCCTCGCGCTCTTCTCAGCATAATAAGGTTTTAATACTGGCCTattggggaaaaaaaaaacgtaagGCTCGCATTAGAGCTCCTGTAAAATCctacttgtttgtttttttgctttgcaaccaaggcGATACATTTGGATGTTATTAAAGATATCTCTACTGTTTCTTTCGTGCACGCCCTAAAACGGTTCATATGCACAAGAAGGAGGCCACAACAAATTTGGTCCGACAATGCAACTAACTTGCGCAAGGAATGAGTTGCTTGAACTGAGGCGTTTTTTCCTCAGGGACGACCACACTAAAGCAGTGTTGGATTTCTGCCTGGCGGAAGAAGTCGGGTGGCGTTTCATTCCTCCTCACTCACCTCACCTTGGTGGTATTTGGGATGCTGCAGTCAAGACAGCAAAGCTGTGGGCTCTTCCATTTTGACCTTCGATGAGCTAAGAAACATTCTTAGTTAATTCTCGACCTTTAATATTCATTTCAGAAAGCCCTGCTGATCTTGATGTTTTAATCCAGCGTATTTTTTGAATGGTGACCCGCCTTCATCGTTTAACGAGCCAGATGTGACCAGCTAAACTTCAATCAGCAGCAGATTTTCTGGTTCCCATAGAAGGAAGAGTATTTAACCTTACTGCAGCAGCGATCGAAGTTGCGCTCTCGAAGATATGGAGTCGGACGAGTTGCTGTGCTGAGGACACCAACAGGATTAACGGAGCGGGCAGTGAATAAGCTGAATCTGCTACCCCTTAAAGATGCCATTGAAAGCCACGCCTTCACCGCGGGGAGTATGTCGGGTCTCGCAGCCGCCAGCATCTCCCAAATGTATTTCTTAAGTAATTGCCCACATTGGAGacataattatattatttgccaaaaaactttttgccacgcccactctaacgcccacaaaccgcccaaagctgccacgcccacacttttgaaaaatgttttgatattttttcatttttgtattagtcttgtaaatttctatcgatttgcaaaaaaactttttgccacgcccactctaacgcccacaaattgccaaaaactgtcagtgtttaagactcttcttcgcacttccaacagctgagtaacgggtatcagatagtcggggaactcgactatagcgttctctcttgttatacccgttactcgttgagtaaaagggtatactagattcgttgaaaagtatgtaacaggcagaaggaagcgtttccgaccatataaagtatatatatttttgatcaggatcaatagccgagtcgatctggccatgtccgtctgtccgtccgtctgtccgtccgtctgtccgtctgtccgtccgtccgtctgtccgttcgtatgaacgtcgagatctcaggaactacaaaagctagaaagttgatattaagcatacagactccagagacatagaagcagcgcaagtttgtcgattcatgttgccacgcccactctaacgcccacaaaccgcccaaaactgccacgcccacacttttgaaaaatgttttgatattttttcatttttatattggtcttgtaattttctatcgatttaccaaaaaactttttgccacgcccactctaacgccctcaaaccggccaaagctgctacgcccacacttttgaaaaatgttttgatattttttcacttttatattggtcttgtaaatttctatcgatttgccaaaaaactttctgccacgcccactataacgcctacaaaccgccaaaaattgtgtttaagactctccttctcccttccactagctgagtaacgggtatcagatagtcggggaactcgactatagcgttctctcttgtttttctatGCAGATCAGCTGATTGAACACCTAAGCTCTTGTCTCACACACGCTCTCTGTCTTGCTCTAGTTCTCTTGCGCCTAAACCTTTGGCTTGGCGTTATGCTGTTCGCTATGCAATTTAATTCTCGCTTTCGCAGCCTATGCAACGCGCAACACGCATCGCCACCAAACTTCACAAAGTACATTTTAATACCTGAGGGCGGTGATCAAAAttgacaaaataaaattaagaaaaactTCCAACCGTGATACTTTCCATCTATCATCTATACTTTCCATATACTTCCATTTACGGAAGTATATCTGTAGGTGATCTTgacagaaataaaataatgtgAACTAGTTTAtcaatgcaatttatttgtcaaataataagaaaattacatacataaatattttttaattagtggaacaactgaaagttttataataattttttatacaaCTGAAACCGGTTTGTCATTTCTTATATATTCTTCAAAATGTTTATCTTCCAGAAGTACTGGATCAAAATCATCAATTATCTGACTTAGCGCTGGATTATCTAACATAGTTGTATGATTTCCTTCAATTACTTTCAGTGTTACAGCCCCAGATGTCAGTAACGAAATGCAATAGTCTTCATCAATATCTTGCAGTGAAGCCTCAGCCGGCCGAACTAAAGTAATTGGAGATTTAATTTTGGCTATACCATCTAAATCAAAGGAAGCAGCCATTTTTACTCTGTTGAACATGGCTTTTACCATTGTCGAAGAGTATTTCTTgctgtatatattttgtttttcaacATATTCCATAAACAGCGACATTTTTTCTGAGATGCAGTCCATTTGGTGAAAGACTGCGGATATAGATTCCTTAGATTCTTCTGGAAATATATGATTAACAATACTAGAAAAAAGTAGATCATAAAGGTCGTTATCCGAAAATTGGTCGCCCAAGTGTAAATTAGTAAGTCGTTTCAAAAAATGTGGTGCTCCATCTAATAACATAATATGTCCACGGAACCCAGAATTTTCGAGCAACTCAGCAAGCTGTAGAGCTATAAACGTTCCAAACGAATATCCAATTATATAAAAGGGTTCTGTTTGCTTTAAAATGGGTTTAACTTGCTGTAAAATATAAGACAATAATTAATAAGCTGTACATGATATATAACATCTTATTTACATCAAAGCTTTGCTGTGCCACATCTTTAAGATTTTCCAAATGTGCAAACTGATGGAGCTGTAAAACACTAGCCCGGCTTTGCAGACTTGATCCTAATTTGTACCATGCACCTCCAGCTGTACCCTCTAATCcaggtataaaaatgtttggttGAAGGTTCTGTTTTGAGGGAGCTGCAGATGTCTTGAGCGGGATTATTACTTGGTCACAGTTCGCTTCATCGCCTAAGTTTCGAATTAATAGCTCCATTCCCAAAAGCTTATTGTCGGaagcaaatataattttcttgTCATCTGTATTCTCTTTTTCTTTAGCGTCAATAAACTCTTGGAGTTTTTGAAAAGTCAGCAGTCGTAAATCTTGTGGAGTTAAAATTAACTCGAAGTCGCGTTCTAAAGTTTGCTTAATCTCAACAGCCATTAATGAGTCCATACCCATTTCTGAAAGTGTTGTACCTAAAGAAACAGATTTTAAGTCTCGTATTCCCATTATATTCATGACGGCGTCAATAACGCTTTCATGCCCAGTCCGCACAGTGCGTTTTTCAGCGACAACCATGCTTGAAACAATTGATGCATCAGCGCTAAGTAAGTGGTCCAGTTCCTGAATACACGATGAAATTCGTTGTTGTAGAGTACCTCCTATTTCCATGTCTATTTTGTCCTCTGCCATATCTGCCACTAAGCCCACTTCACCAACTGCACCCCATTGAATAGCTTTACCTGGAAAGCCGTCTCTATTGCGATGCTCAATTATACGTTCCATAACTGAATTAGCCATTCCATAATTTGATTGGCCGGCATTTCCCCGGCCACAAGACACGCTGGAAAAAACTACGAAATGTTCCAGCTCTGGACAATAAATTCGGGATAGGTCGTCCAGGTTTTTGGTTGCGATAGCTTTTGGTGCAAAGCATTCTAAAAATTGGTTTACATTTTGGTTTGGAAAAATGTTATCTTTTAACGCAACTGCGAGATTAAAAATTCCTCCCACTGGGCCCATACCAGTAGCCTCAGAAAGTAGTTGAGCGCATCCATTTTTTGATGCTATATCTGCGGTACTTACAGCGACTTCGCAGCCATAAGTTTTCCAAAGCctaatttgaaaatatcactaaatatatattaaaatacacATTAAATTATGAATTGACTTACGCCATTCTAAATAACTGATAATCTTTTGTAATGCCACGGCTAGAGCTCAGCAAAAGCTTTCGAGCTCCACGTAGAGCCATCCAATCAGACAATTCCATTCCAAAACCTCCTAGACCACCAGGAATAACATAAGTAAGATTGTTCTTAAAATAAACTTGGCTAAGAACGCGGACAGGTAATGTTGATGGATCGTGTGGCTGTTCACGAACTTGAATAACAACTTTTCCTATGTGTTTGCCACCAACCAAATGTCTGAAGGCCTGTTCAATTTCATGAGCCAGGAACACTTTAACGGGTAACGGTTGAATGATTCCTTTAGAAATGTCCAAGTCAATAAGGGCTTTTAAATGCTATTAAACAAGAGATAAATTAGAGGGATTAGATTccaatgttttttaattaacctATTACCCAAATATCTTCATCAGGAGCCACAAGAAGACTATCAGCCAGTACCGCATGGAAAgtaatttcttttaaaaaacaacCCAATCCAATCTTGTTATCGCTGGCCATAtcaaattttccaatttccaaGAAATGTCCTGACTTTCCAAGACAACGCAATGAAGCCAGCAGCTTTTCTTCGGATAATGAGTTCAAAACAAAGTCTACCCCTTTTCCATTCGTCTCACGCTGCACCATAAGCTCGAATGATGTATCTCGAGAGTTTCCAATATGGGAACCTAATATTTGAAAAGAATTTCTGTTATATGTTACAATTAATCTAACCCGGAGTCTAGTATCGGCTTAGATATTTCTTGATTTAAACAGCAATGAATGTGAGTAACCATGCGCTCAACACTTGTAACCTCATGTTCTAGTTCCTAATAAGATCAGTTTGATACTAGTCCTCACTTTTGTGGTGCTGGTTGGTTTTTTAAATCTAAGCCAAAACTTATCTTCGAGCTAgaaaaaattctttttataaaATAGAAATTCTCAAACATTTgctaatatttattaaaatgtaattttaaaatattttttaatattaccTTTTAGTTTCGGAAAGGTGTTTAATaagaattcttttttttgAGCAGTACTACATGTTGTGAAAACTTCCAAGTTATAAGCCAATGCTACTCGGATAGCTGCTAAACCAATGCCTCCAGTACCAGCATGTATAAGAAtgctttttccttttcggaTATCGGATGCCATAAAGAATGCATAGTATACAGTTATATACACCACTGGCACTGTAGCTGCCTCTTGTAATGACCAGTGATCGGGAATATCCCAAATAAGTTTTGATGGTTCTTGTACATAGGAAGCTACACCACCTTTAACGACCATGCTCATTATTCGACGTCCAGTTAACATATTGATGCCAGAGTATTCAAACCCCAATACACAGTTTTGATCTATTCGGCTTGACCCATATAATTCAACGGCTAACCGACCAGTTGCTAGCATTACATCTCGAAAATTTAAGGAAGAGAAAGCTATTTTAATCTGGCAATTTTTTGAGTCTAAAGGTCCTTTTATCCATTGCAAGCTCGACAAATCTCCACGTTGAATGACGTTTCCGTAAATGTGATCTAGTCTCTCCGATGGCTCATCATTTTTGAGTAATTGCAAATGCCTATAGCTTCCCCAAGAACCCTTAttaaagatatatttatatattttaggtGAAAAGATATATATgacaaatataaaaatcagACTTACATTGCGATAAATGTTAAACGCCAAACCCAATGAATACTGAGTCGAATAAAAAGGGTGAGACAGGTCAAAATCTGGAGCACAGTCATCATCAATAAAAAAGCATCTTATCAAATTACCATCAGGTTCTTTTCGCAAACAGTTTACAAGACCAATCAGTCCGTTCAATACTTCGTTAAACGAATACACAACCACTGGGGCTTTTGTTGTAATTGCAGACTGCAACTCTGAAATCCAGTCAAATTCTTTATCGTATTGAGATACTTTCACTAAAATAGGCTGCACTGCGagtttttttgaaattttttgtAACAGGACAACATTTTCTTCAGTTTTATCTATCGGAATTCTTGTAATTATACGAAAATGTTCCGATATTTTACAAGACAcattttttatagatttttgtCGGAGCACAATATATCCATTGTCGACTAGTACACTGTGAGCAGacgtaattttattttgtaattcgTCTTCTTCATAGCCTCCCAATAAAACAATATGACAATTAGTTTGAGTAGACAAactattattttcaatatgaACTCCTGCAATATCATCTAGATTTTGAGATGTTAAGAGGATATAATCGCCAGTAATGACGGGTAAATCTTGAATTGCTTCAATAAATTCAGTTAGCATGAGATTTATCCCATCTGTACCAACCTCTaccaatttcaattttagGGTGGGATTATTCTCAATAGCGATTTGAACGCAAACACGGGCAGCATTTCGTAAAGAAAGAATTGAGGATGAAGAAAACGGGAGAAATACATATTCCTCAAGAACTGGAATTCCGGGGGGTCTTCGTCTTTGCACTAGACTAGCATGTAACCCGACAATTTCTATTCCACCCGCTATGATCCGATCGTACATGGGGTCCACATAAACATCAAAAACTCGATTTTCCGGATCCATTTTGGTcattaaatcgaaatgatgCACTCCATTTATTCTAAGTTTCCGAATTTTGGTGGGTAATAAGAGATTTCGTGAATCAGTTCCcaatatttgaatttgaagCATTGCGTCCATGAAGGTAACCCAATTATAATTCCATAGAACCTGTCCAAACAAACCATCTGAACGGGCCAAATGAACGGCTTGAAATGCGCCATTGTAATGATAACCACGGAGTTTTAGCTCCTTGTAAAAGTCTTTCTTGGCAATCATGGGAAACTTCGAATTACTTTGGTAATTATAAACCTCTGGAATAGATGGTTTTTCAGTCTCACGAATAATACCGGTAACCACTGAACTGCCCATTTCTGTTAtctaaaaaatttattaatgaataataaataaaatgtgaatatttaataaaattgtcaATACCTCAAAATGGCCAGTGCCATAGTGAATCATAACGGTTAACTCCACTTTACCATTAACTGGCATACTTGTAGCTCTCATGAAACTTATATCCTCGAATTCAACGGGAACATCCATATAGCTCGGCCCATGGTACATAAGTGAAAATGTTTCCCAAACATATTGAAGATAGCATGTAGCTGGAACAAGGATTTTTCCATCTATTATATGTCCACTTAAAAACTCTTCGTTGTCACTCGCTAAATTAACTGAAAACACACGTTCTCCGCTGGACTTCGTTTTCATATTCTCGTATTTTGTTACGAACCAGTCCTCACTATGATCCCAGCGAATAAGCGAGCTAACACTGGGTGTTGTGCGTGAAACAGGAAACTGTATTCTTTCATATAAGTTTGCAACGGGTAGTAAAACtccatttaaatatattctacaagataaataaaatgaattataTTGAGTTACAATTTCCAATATAACTTATACATACTTTCCCAGAGCCGACAAAAAAAATGCCGCATTATTTTGGTTACCCCTGTTTGTTAGAGGAATATGTACACCACTAGGCATTGACCTTTTAAGAATAGCTCCTAAAAGTCCATGAGGCGCTACTTCTATAGTTAATGAATTTTTAGGTAACAACGAAAATGTTTCCTCAAAAAGTACACTATTTAACAGGTTATTGGTATGATATTCTGCAGAGCAAAACTTTGCTTGATCCTTATTCCAGTCGATTTTAGGGACACTAGTACTCAACCATTTTTTAGTTCTAGGTTTAGGATGGGGGATAATTTCATTCATATATTGAAGTAATGGCGGCCCCAtatgtgaaatatattttgagtGATAAGCTATATTTGAGCAAGGCACTTCCTTTGCAAAGATTCCCTTCGTTTTTAAATCACCTACAAATTGGGAAACATCATAAAGTGGACCAGATATTGTGCACGAGTCCGGGCCATTATGGCAAGCCGTTTCGATGGACTTAGGCAGCATAtttaaaacagttttaaaGCCTAGACCTACTGCTGCCATCGAACCTCTTATTTTTTCGAGGTCCACGCTAACTCTTCCTCGATAATAGGCGGCCAACATCATTTGTTGAGCAGTCAGGCCACCATCCGCATATGCGCACCCTAATTCACCTACAGAGTGACCAATAATGTAATCAGGCTGCAAGTTTAAAGAACGTAAGACATCTGTTAGCCCGATCTGGACAGCGGCTATTCCTACGAAcgaatttaaaatattaaggTAAATTTCCGGATCACTGGAtgttaatatatgtataagatCCAGGCCTTTGGGCAATAATGTTTGGTGACAAATTTCGATTGATTCCCGGAAGCGAGGTATTATCATTAACGAAGCTCCCATTTCGTTCCATTGTGATCCCATTCCGCTATAAACCCAAACAATGGGACGCTGAAGGCCAGTGTAATGCTGAACTTCTGTTGCCAATGACTTGCATGGTCGAGTACCTTGCTTTGCGAAAATTGCATACCCACGGAATACCATACCAGACACATCTTCCTCTTGTATATTTTGAAGCAATCCAACGAACTCAGCATCCAGCGGATGTTTTTCTACTGCATTAAAAATCTCTTGAACAGCTTCCTCTGTTCTTCCTGCCCATGTGAGTAGCCGCGGCACATCATCTGGAGGTATtccaaaattatttttcgaCTTTGGATAACCTTTTAATAGTGCATGTGCATTAGCTCCGCCAAACCCGAAGGAGTTTATCCCAATATAGGGTTTTGGTAGAGGTATTACGTCTTTTACAACAATCAACCTACCCTCTGCTAAGGGTGCAATAACTTGTTTTACCTCCGTAAAGTTTATATTTGGAGCAATTAAGCCAGTTTCAAAGGCAAAGCAAGCTTTTACCAAAGAGCAGATTCCAGAAGCTGCTTCGGAATGACCAACATTTGACTTCACAGAGCCAACTAATAATGGCTCTTCCCGTTGACTACATAAAACATTATCAATTGCTTTGCATTCTTCTGGATCACCGACTACCGTGCCTGTGCTGTGAGCTTCCAAGTAGCCCAAGTCCCTCGGTTTATTGTCTATATCCTTGTAAAACTGTTCTAGCAACTTCTCTTGCACAATACCTGACGGATATGTGATACCTTCTGGCTTATATCCATCACAGTTGGTTTTAGAATAAACAACGCTTGCATAAACTCTTTTCgcatccttttttttttgtaagaATAAGCAATTAATGGTCTCCGATCGTGTGTAACCACTAGCATTCTTATCAAAGGGACGACAAAACCCATCTGGCGCCAGTACGCCAAGcctaaattattaataaagaaatataatatttttaaccCATATTTTCTGGCTTACCGTGCAAACTGAAGAGTTACAAATGGGTGAAGAAGTAAATTAGATCCACCTATAATTGCAGCGTCAATTTCACCATTTCGAATAGCGCTGAATGCATTGTCTAAAGCGTACATCGAACTAGAACAAGCTGTATCAAGTAAAAACGAAGGACCTTCTAGTCCTAAGCAGTACGAAATTCTGTTAGCCATCATAGCTCGACTACATCCAGTTATTCCGAACCCGCCAGAAGAAACCTTTTCATAAAACCAAGTTTTTTCAGATTCAGATATACAAGAGCCTATATACACTCCAGTTTTTGATCCACGTAGGCTTTTAGGATTAACTCCAGAATCGATAACAGCCTCATAAGCTGTCTCAATTAGAATACGTGTTTGCGGATCCATGGTGTGTGCTTGCTTAAAATGAACTCCAAAAAAGGTTGCATCAAACTTTTCAAGTTCACTAATTTTCCCAGATCTTTTTGGTATCTCCGGATTAAAATGACGCCATCGGCGTTCATCATCGTCAACCATGTCaatctaaaatattaaacaatatttttattaatatttaaatattcaaaattagTTTCTTGGGCTTAATATGAGTTAATTAAAGGTCCAAGGACATTAGCGCGATTGTTCGGGTCGATTGATGGAAAAAAGCACGCTTTTATTAGCTTGAACTTGCCGAACATCTCAGCAGAGAGCGTGAATTATATTCGATGACGAGACGGTGGAAGGGCAAGAATGCGAATACTAAGACACCATAATGGTCGAAAACTTGAAGCGCCTAGGAGAAGAGACTTGCAATCTTCTAGGAacaattaatataatatataatcaGGATCCCAAAAGCTCCGAGCTGGAGGTAAATTCGAAAAAAGAGAACTTAAAATTTGAGTTATTCTTCTATCAGATACCCGCTACTCAGATaatgaagaaaataaaaatatgcaaGTATGTAGACGACTATTTCCGATATTGCGCATAGCCTGCAGTTACTTTTTTCGTATATCTCTCTGACGTTATTGAGTTAGACTTGTAAAATAATTGGTTTTCGTATTTTTATACCAGTTcctcgtagagtaaaggggtaTACTTGAtacgttgaaaagtatgtaacaggcagaagggTTACACCATagacatggccatatcgactcggctattgatcctgatcaagaatatttatactttatatggtcggaaacccttccttctgcctgttacatacttttcaacgaatctagtatacccttttactctacgagtaacggatatGACAATAGATAACGCTTAAGGtgagttttaattaaatacccACACgtagttaaaatttttaatataatttatacataCTCTCAGAGAGCCgacaaaaaattgttttggctACCCCTGTTTGTTAGAGGAATATGTACACCACTAGGCATTGACCTTTTAAGAATAGCTCCTAAAAGTCCATGAGGCACTACTTCTACAGCTAATGAATTTTGAGGTAACAACGAAAATGTTTCCTCAAAAAGTACACTATTTAACAGGTTATTGGTATGATATTCTGCAGAGCAAAACTTTGCTTGATCCTTATTCCAGTCGATTTTAGGGACACTAGTACTCAACCATTTTTTAGTTCTAGGTTTAGGATGGGGGATAATTTCATTCATATATTGAAGTAATGGCGGCCCCAtatgtgaaatatattttgagtGATAAGCTATATTTGAGCAAGGCACTTCCTTTGTAAAGATTCCCTTCGTTTTTAAATCACCTACAAATTGGGAAACATCATAAAGTGGACCAGATATTGTGCACGAGTCCGGGCCATTGTGGCAAGCCGTTTCGATGGACTTAGGCAGCATATTCGTGACAAATTTCGATTGATTCCCGGAAGCGAGGTATTATCATTAACGAAGCTCCCATTTCGTTCCATTGTGATCCCATTGCGCTATAAACCCAAACAAAGGGACGCTGAAGGCCAGTGTAATGCTGAACTTCTGTTGCCAATGACTTGCATGGTCGAGTACCTTGCTTTGCGAAAATTGCATACCCACGGAATACCATACCAGACACATCTTCCTCTTGTATATTTTGAAGCAATCCAACGAACTCAGCATCCAGCGgatgtttatacccgttactcgtagagtaaaggggtatactagattcgttgaaaagtatgtaacaggcagaaggaagcgtttccgaccatataaagtatatatattcttgatcaggatcaatagccgagtcgatctggccatgtccgtctgtccgtccgtctgtccgtctgtctgtccgtatgaacgtcgagatctcaggaactacaaaagctagaaagttgagattaagcatacagactcccaaggcatagaagcagcgcaagtttgtcgattgatgttgccacgcccactctaacgcccacaaaccgcccaaaactgccacgtccacacttttgaaaaatgttttaatattttttaatttttgtattggtcttctaaatttctatcgatttgccaaaaactttttgccacgcccactctaacgcccacaaaccgcccaaggctgccacgcccacacttttgaaaaatgttttgatattttttcatttttatattggtttttaaatttctatcgatttggcaaaaactttttgccacgcccactctaacgcccacaaaccgcgcaaagctgccacgcccacacttttgaaaaatgttttgatattttttcatatttgtattagtcttgtaaatttctatcgatttgcaaaaaaactttttgccacgcccacactaacgcccacaaattgccaaaaactgtcagtgtttaagactctccttcgcacttccaccagctgagtaacgggtatcagatagtcggggaactcgactatagcgttctctcttgttttctacTGCATTAAAAATCTCTTGAACAGCTTCCTCTGTTCTTCCTGCCCATGTGTGTAGCCGCGGCACATCATCTGGAGGTATtccaaaattatttttcgaCTTTGGATAACCTTTTAATAGTGCATGTGCATTAGCTCCGCCAAACCCGAAGGAGTTTATCCCAATATAGGGTTTTGGTAGAGGTATTACGTCTTTTACAACAATCAACCTACCCTCTGCTAAGGGTGCAATAACTTGTTTTACCTCCGTAAAGTTTATATTTGGAGCAATTAAGCCAGTTTCAAAGGCAAAGCAAGCTTTTACCAAGGAGCAGATTCCAGAAGCTGCTTCGGAATGACCAACATTTGACTTCACAGAGCCAACTAATAATGGCTCTTCCCGTTGACTACATAAAACATTATCAATTGCTTTGCATTCTTCTGGATCACCGACTACCGTGCCTGTGCTGTGAGCTTCCAAGTAGCCCAAGTCACTCGGTTTATTGTCTATATCCTTGTAAAAC contains:
- the LOC120457854 gene encoding fatty acid synthase isoform X1 → MESTKNKKYSRSFPDSDGDDIVISGMAGKFPNCRNIIEYQYKLYNKIDMVDDDERRWRHFNPEIPKRSGKISELEKFDATFFGVHFKQAHTMDPQTRILIETAYEAVIDSGVNPKSLRGSKTGVYIGSCISESEKTWFYEKVSSGGFGITGCSRAMMANRISYCLGLEGPSFLLDTACSSSMYALDNAFSAIRNGEIDAAIIGGSNLLLHPFVTLQFARLGVLAPDGFCRPFDKNASGYTRSETINCLFLQKKKDAKRVYASVVYSKTNCDGYKPEGITYPSGIVQEKLLEQFYKDIDNKPRDLGYLEAHSTGTVVGDPEECKAIDNVLCSQREEPLLVGSVKSNVGHSEAASGICSLVKACFAFETGLIAPNINFTEVKQVIAPLAEGRLIVVKDVIPLPKPYIGINSFGFGGANAHALLKGYPKSKNNFGIPPDDVPRLLTWAGRTEEAVQEIFNAVEKHPLDAEFVGLLQNIQEEDVSGMVFRGYAIFAKQGTRPCKSLATEVQHYTGLQRPIVWVYSGMGSQWNEMGASLMIIPRFRESIEICHQTLLPKGLDLIHILTSSDPEIYLNILNSFVGIAAVQIGLTDVLRSLNLQPDYIIGHSVGELGCAYADGGLTAQQMMLAAYYRGRVSVDLEKIRGSMAAVGLGFKTVLNMLPKSIETACHNGPDSCTISGPLYDVSQFVGDLKTKGIFAKEVPCSNIAYHSKYISHMGPPLLQYMNEIIPHPKPRTKKWLSTSVPKIDWNKDQAKFCSAEYHTNNLLNSVLFEETFSLLPKNSLTIEVAPHGLLGAILKRSMPSGVHIPLTNRGNQNNAAFFLSALGKIYLNGVLLPVANLYERIQFPVSRTTPSVSSLIRWDHSEDWFVTKYENMKTKSSGERVFSVNLASDNEEFLSGHIIDGKILVPATCYLQYVWETFSLMYHGPSYMDVPVEFEDISFMRATSMPVNGKVELTVMIHYGTGHFEITEMGSSVVTGIIRETEKPSIPEVYNYQSNSKFPMIAKKDFYKELKLRGYHYNGAFQAVHLARSDGLFGQVLWNYNWVTFMDAMLQIQILGTDSRNLLLPTKIRKLRINGVHHFDLMTKMDPENRVFDVYVDPMYDRIIAGGIEIVGLHASLVQRRRPPGIPVLEEYVFLPFSSSSILSLRNAARVCVQIAIENNPTLKLKLVEVGTDGINLMLTEFIEAIQDLPVITGDYILLTSQNLDDIAGVHIENNSLSTQTNCHIVLLGGYEEDELQNKITSAHSVLVDNGYIVLRQKSIKNVSCKISEHFRIITRIPIDKTEENVVLLQKISKKLAVQPILVKVSQYDKEFDWISELQSAITTKAPVVVYSFNEVLNGLIGLVNCLRKEPDGNLIRCFFIDDDCAPDFDLSHPFYSTQYSLGLAFNIYRNGSWGSYRHLQLLKNDEPSERLDHIYGNVIQRGDLSSLQWIKGPLDSKNCQIKIAFSSLNFRDVMLATGRLAVELYGSSRIDQNCVLGFEYSGINMLTGRRIMSMVVKGGVASYVQEPSKLIWDIPDHWSLQEAATVPVVYITVYYAFFMASDIRKGKSILIHAGTGGIGLAAIRVALAYNLEVFTTCSTAQKKEFLLNTFPKLKGSHIGNSRDTSFELMVQRETNGKGVDFVLNSLSEEKLLASLRCLGKSGHFLEIGKFDMASDNKIGLGCFLKEITFHAVLADSLLVAPDEDIWHLKALIDLDISKGIIQPLPVKVFLAHEIEQAFRHLVGGKHIGKVVIQVREQPHDPSTLPVRVLSQVYFKNNLTYVIPGGLGGFGMELSDWMALRGARKLLLSSSRGITKDYQLFRMALWKTYGCEVAVSTADIASKNGCAQLLSEATGMGPVGGIFNLAVALKDNIFPNQNVNQFLECFAPKAIATKNLDDLSRIYCPELEHFVVFSSVSCGRGNAGQSNYGMANSVMERIIEHRNRDGFPGKAIQWGAVGEVGLVADMAEDKIDMEIGGTLQQRISSCIQELDHLLSADASIVSSMVVAEKRTVRTGHESVIDAVMNIMGIRDLKSVSLGTTLSEMGMDSLMAVEIKQTLERDFELILTPQDLRLLTFQKLQEFIDAKEKENTDDKKIIFASDNKLLGMELLIRNLGDEANCDQVIIPLKTSAAPSKQNLQPNIFIPGLEGTAGGAWYKLGSSLQSRASVLQLHQFAHLENLKDVAQQSFDQVKPILKQTEPFYIIGYSFGTFIALQLAELLENSGFRGHIMLLDGAPHFLKRLTNLHLGDQFSDNDLYDLLFSSIVNHIFPEESKESISAVFHQMDCISEKMSLFMEYVEKQNIYSKKYSSTMVKAMFNRVKMAASFDLDGIAKIKSPITLVRPAEASLQDIDEDYCISLLTSGAVTLKVIEGNHTTMLDNPALSQIIDDFDPVLLEDKHFEEYIRNDKPVSVV